CCACCAGGATCGGCGCCAGCCCCATCGAGGGCTCATCCATCAGCAGCAGCCTGGGGCGAGCCATCAGGGCCCGCCCGGTCGCCAGCATCTGCTGTTCGCCGCCGCTCAGCGTCCCAGCCACCTGGCGCCGCCGTTCCTTGAGGCGGGGGAAGAGTGCAAAGACACGTTCCAGGTCCTCAGCGATACCAGCCTTGTCCTTACGATGATAGGCCCCCATGCCGAGGTTCTCAGAGGTCGTAAGGCGGGCGAAGATGCCCCGGCCTTCGGGGACCATCGCCACGCCCTTGTAGACGATCTGGTGGGCCTTGTACTGGCCCAAATCCTCGCCCTCAAAGACAACATTCCCCTGGCGCGGGCGAAGCAGGCCGGTGATCGTCTTGAGGGTCGTGCTCTTGCCGGCGCCGTTGCCGCCGATCAGTGTCACGATTTCGGCCGGCTCGACGTTGAGCGAGACCCCCTTGAGGGCGTGGATGTTGCCGTAGTAAGCGTGCAGGTCGCGGATTTCGAGGATGGACATGGGCGCTCCGCTCAGTTCATCCGGGCGGCCGAGCGGCGCCCGAGGTAGGCCTCGATGACGCGCGGGTTACTCTGGATCTCGGACGGTGGCCCCTCGGCGATCTTCTCGCCGTAGTCGAGCACGGTCACCGTCTCTGAGATGCCCATGACAACCCGCATGTCGTGTTCGATGAGCAGGATGGTGATCCCAAGCTCGTCGCGCAGGCGTCGGATGAAGGCCGTCATCTCGGCGGTCTCTTGGGTGTTCATCCCGGCGGTGGGCTCATCCAGCAGCAGCAGTTTTGGCTTCCCCGCCAGAGCGCGGGCGAGCTCCAGCCGCCGTTGAGAGCCGTAGGGGAGGTTCTTGGCCAGCAAGTCGCCGAGTCCGGCGAGACCGACAAAGCGCAGCAACCGGCGGGCCTCCTCCAGCGTCGCTTGTTCCTCGCGTCGGACGCGGCCGGTGCGGA
This window of the Anaerolineales bacterium genome carries:
- a CDS encoding ABC transporter ATP-binding protein, which encodes MSILEIRDLHAYYGNIHALKGVSLNVEPAEIVTLIGGNGAGKSTTLKTITGLLRPRQGNVVFEGEDLGQYKAHQIVYKGVAMVPEGRGIFARLTTSENLGMGAYHRKDKAGIAEDLERVFALFPRLKERRRQVAGTLSGGEQQMLATGRALMARPRLLLMDEPSMGLAPILVEGIFETIERINKEGTTILLVEQNAEMALQIAHRGYVIQTGQIVLSDSAQNLRANDMVKHAYLGIV
- a CDS encoding ABC transporter ATP-binding protein — translated: MGILNSRKVVKRFGGLLAVSDFDLEVKELSIHSVIGPNGAGKTTFFNCVTGFYRPEGGEITLDGHMLVGLRPDRITRLGISRTYQNIRLFNNMTALENIQVGEDPHLRAGIAGAIFRTGRVRREEQATLEEARRLLRFVGLAGLGDLLAKNLPYGSQRRLELARALAGKPKLLLLDEPTAGMNTQETAEMTAFIRRLRDELGITILLIEHDMRVVMGISETVTVLDYGEKIAEGPPSEIQSNPRVIEAYLGRRSAARMN